The following are from one region of the Lacinutrix sp. Bg11-31 genome:
- the lpxK gene encoding tetraacyldisaccharide 4'-kinase, with product MKFIRVLLFPIVPFYYVITWLRNKLYDLGIKTSKSYDFPVICVGNLSAGGTGKTPMVESLIRLLKDHYSLATLSRGYGRKTKGFMLASQESSAKTLGDEPFQFYTKFKECIQVSVDEDRQNGIYNLRGLNKQPNLIVLDDAFQHRKVKAKLNILLTTYSNLYYKDIVLPTGNLREPRQGAKRAQIIVVTKCPSDLSKEEKNNIESKLKPKTHQSVFFSSITYANEVIGLNNTIALKDLKDFTLVTGIATAKPLVDFLRNEGLSFNHLEYSDHHDFSKKEIETLSKNDLIITTEKDYVRLITEDNLSSKLYYLPIEIVIDNQNIFNELVKTKIED from the coding sequence ATGAAATTTATTAGAGTCTTATTATTCCCTATTGTTCCCTTTTACTACGTTATTACTTGGTTACGTAATAAGTTATACGATTTAGGTATAAAGACTTCCAAATCTTACGATTTCCCAGTTATTTGCGTTGGAAATTTAAGCGCTGGAGGTACAGGAAAGACTCCAATGGTAGAGTCTTTAATACGGTTATTAAAAGACCACTATAGCTTGGCTACTTTAAGCAGAGGTTATGGCAGAAAAACCAAAGGTTTCATGTTAGCTTCCCAAGAATCTTCGGCTAAAACATTAGGGGATGAACCTTTTCAGTTTTATACTAAATTTAAAGAATGCATTCAGGTTTCGGTAGATGAAGACAGACAAAACGGTATTTATAATCTTAGAGGCCTTAATAAACAGCCCAATTTAATTGTTTTGGATGATGCTTTTCAGCATAGAAAAGTAAAAGCAAAACTTAATATTTTATTGACTACTTATTCTAATTTATACTACAAGGATATTGTTTTACCAACAGGTAATTTACGTGAGCCAAGACAAGGTGCAAAACGTGCGCAAATTATTGTAGTTACCAAATGTCCAAGTGATTTATCTAAAGAAGAAAAAAATAATATTGAGTCTAAATTGAAGCCTAAAACACATCAAAGTGTTTTTTTTAGCAGCATTACTTATGCTAATGAAGTTATTGGATTAAATAACACTATTGCTTTAAAAGATTTAAAAGATTTTACGCTTGTTACCGGAATTGCTACTGCAAAGCCTTTGGTTGATTTTTTAAGAAATGAAGGATTAAGTTTTAATCATTTAGAATATAGCGATCATCACGATTTTTCTAAAAAAGAGATTGAAACATTATCTAAAAACGATTTAATTATTACTACTGAAAAAGATTACGTAAGATTAATTACAGAGGATAATTTAAGTAGTAAACTCTATTATTTACCAATAGAAATAGTAATAGATAATCAAAACATTTTCAATGAATTAGTAAAAACTAAAATTGAAGATTAA
- a CDS encoding ATP-binding protein, with translation MSQFRNILYIIFLFFGVLANAQELTSKELDALQAKVNVDLSFAQESIENSHYFQAKGNLENALENVKTLNDKKSLGLVYSKLGKIQYLLEEYNQATATLIKAMELQRLAKDNINIAETYKTLGDVYMITAKHEKALDYYKSAETLFNQEDLQQYETEAILKKGQAYLALEDFKNAENTFNNAISLSRRLKLNKLLSSSLIHLGEAQAKNGSLGLALKNANEGFTIAKENKMFDVLSTGYLTLSMLHEADGGYKLANKYLKSHLKLSDSLINAKRVLVSPERRSEFIVANGIEYQKDSKVDLKEEAGTSTFTQLITILSIALITILSLLTLSLYKNNNIRLKSNNVLHKKNSELIVSKEKAELASKTKANFLSTVTHELRTPLYAVTGLTNMLLDEDPKPEQIQHLKSLKFSGDYLLTFINDILQINKIEANKVEVENEVFNLKKKIANVISALNNSAVGNNIKMHFEFDDSLPNNYNADQLKISQILINLIGNSIKFTKDGDIWVRAVKINENKGLYNVRFEVQDNGIGISKEKQEHMFESFSQGSIQINRKYGGTGLGLSIVKGLIDILKGKIYLKSELGQGSSFFFELPLEFAEEAIEKEQISYFKGISDVELSDIKILVVEDNKINQMITKKILNKMKLNCEVVENGEDAVEKVKANKYDVVLMDIHMPGISGIEATKIIRAFNENLTIFALTAVTIEDKMVEFEEAGFTDIISKPFKQEDFEKKLFDALILKENA, from the coding sequence ATGTCACAATTTCGCAATATACTTTATATAATATTTTTGTTTTTTGGAGTACTTGCAAACGCGCAAGAGCTTACATCAAAGGAACTTGATGCGCTTCAAGCAAAAGTAAATGTAGATCTTTCTTTTGCTCAAGAAAGCATTGAAAATTCTCATTATTTTCAAGCTAAAGGCAATTTGGAAAACGCTTTAGAAAACGTTAAAACTCTTAATGATAAAAAGAGTTTAGGATTAGTGTATTCTAAACTAGGGAAAATTCAATATCTACTAGAAGAGTATAATCAAGCGACTGCCACGCTTATTAAAGCAATGGAGTTACAGCGTTTAGCAAAAGATAATATTAATATTGCAGAGACCTATAAAACGCTTGGAGATGTTTATATGATAACAGCTAAGCACGAAAAAGCTTTGGATTATTATAAATCTGCTGAAACACTATTTAACCAAGAAGACCTACAGCAATACGAAACAGAAGCTATTTTAAAAAAAGGACAAGCCTATTTAGCTTTAGAAGATTTTAAAAATGCCGAAAACACCTTTAATAATGCTATTTCATTATCTCGACGCTTAAAATTAAATAAATTATTAAGTAGTAGTTTAATACATTTAGGTGAAGCACAAGCAAAAAACGGAAGCTTAGGTTTGGCTCTAAAAAATGCCAACGAAGGTTTCACTATTGCAAAGGAAAATAAAATGTTTGATGTTCTAAGTACAGGATATTTAACATTAAGTATGTTACATGAAGCAGATGGAGGCTACAAACTTGCAAATAAATATTTGAAATCGCATTTAAAATTATCCGACTCATTAATTAATGCAAAAAGAGTTTTGGTTTCTCCAGAAAGGAGAAGCGAATTTATAGTTGCAAATGGAATCGAGTATCAGAAAGATAGCAAGGTAGATTTAAAAGAAGAGGCTGGTACAAGTACATTTACTCAATTAATTACAATTTTAAGTATTGCACTTATTACTATCCTTTCTCTACTGACTTTATCGTTGTACAAAAACAATAATATTAGACTAAAATCTAACAACGTTTTACATAAAAAAAATAGCGAATTAATAGTTAGTAAAGAGAAAGCTGAATTAGCCTCTAAAACAAAAGCCAACTTTTTATCTACAGTAACCCACGAATTACGGACACCTCTATATGCTGTTACAGGATTAACAAATATGCTTTTAGACGAAGATCCAAAACCTGAGCAAATACAACACTTAAAGTCATTAAAATTTTCTGGAGATTACCTTTTAACTTTTATTAACGACATCCTTCAAATTAATAAAATTGAAGCCAATAAAGTTGAAGTTGAAAACGAAGTTTTTAATTTAAAAAAGAAAATAGCCAATGTTATTTCTGCCTTAAATAATTCTGCCGTTGGAAACAATATTAAAATGCATTTCGAGTTTGATGACAGTTTACCTAATAATTACAATGCAGATCAACTTAAAATTTCTCAAATATTAATTAACCTTATTGGTAACTCTATTAAATTTACTAAAGATGGAGATATTTGGGTTCGTGCTGTGAAAATTAACGAAAACAAAGGACTCTATAATGTTCGTTTTGAAGTTCAGGATAATGGTATTGGAATTAGTAAAGAAAAGCAAGAGCACATGTTCGAGAGTTTTTCTCAAGGCTCAATTCAAATAAACAGAAAATATGGAGGAACTGGTTTAGGGCTTTCTATTGTAAAAGGCTTAATAGACATATTAAAAGGTAAAATATATCTTAAAAGTGAGCTTGGGCAAGGTTCTTCTTTTTTCTTCGAATTACCTCTTGAATTTGCAGAAGAAGCTATAGAAAAAGAACAAATAAGTTACTTTAAAGGCATAAGTGATGTGGAGCTAAGCGATATTAAGATTCTTGTGGTTGAAGATAATAAAATTAACCAAATGATTACCAAGAAGATCTTAAACAAAATGAAGCTTAATTGTGAGGTTGTAGAAAATGGAGAAGATGCAGTAGAAAAAGTAAAAGCCAACAAATATGATGTTGTGTTAATGGATATTCATATGCCAGGAATTAGTGGTATCGAAGCTACTAAAATCATTAGAGCCTTTAATGAAAATCTAACTATTTTTGCACTTACAGCTGTAACTATCGAAGATAAAATGGTGGAATTTGAAGAGGCTGGTTTTACAGATATTATTAGTAAACCGTTTAAACAAGAAGATTTCGAAAAGAAACTGTTTGATGCTTTAATACTTAAAGAAAACGCTTAA
- the gap gene encoding type I glyceraldehyde-3-phosphate dehydrogenase: protein MITVAINGFGRIGRRVFRLLQHNKSIKVVAINDLADARTLSHLLKYDSIHGVNKDEISYTENSILVNKNEVALINEKHPKNINWKPFNPDFVIEATGKFKATKDLEFHLKNGAKRVILSVPPIDDDIKTIVLGTNEDILDGTETIISNASCTTNNAAPMIAIINELCGINQAYITTIHSYTTDQSLHDQPHRDLRRARAAGQSIVPTTTGAAKALTKIFPELANVIGGCGIRVPVANGSLTDITFNVKKTASIETINAAFKKASEGKYKGVLEYTEDPIVSIDIVGNSHSCIFDSQMTSVIGNMVKIIGWYDNETGYSSRIIDLIVNLSKKKPPMSVK from the coding sequence ATGATTACGGTTGCAATAAATGGTTTTGGTCGCATAGGACGTCGCGTTTTTAGGCTGCTACAACACAACAAAAGCATAAAAGTTGTTGCTATTAATGATTTAGCAGACGCTAGAACTTTAAGTCACTTGCTAAAATACGATAGTATTCACGGTGTTAATAAAGATGAAATTTCCTATACTGAAAATAGTATTTTAGTCAATAAAAATGAAGTTGCCCTTATAAACGAAAAGCATCCTAAAAACATAAATTGGAAACCTTTTAATCCAGACTTTGTTATTGAAGCTACAGGGAAATTTAAAGCGACTAAAGATTTAGAATTTCATTTAAAAAATGGTGCTAAACGCGTTATTTTAAGTGTTCCACCAATTGATGATGATATAAAAACAATTGTTTTAGGAACCAACGAGGACATTTTAGATGGAACCGAAACAATAATTTCTAACGCCTCATGTACTACAAATAATGCAGCACCAATGATTGCTATTATTAACGAACTTTGCGGTATTAATCAAGCATATATTACAACTATTCACTCCTACACCACAGATCAAAGTTTACACGATCAACCACATAGAGATTTACGTCGTGCACGAGCAGCAGGACAATCCATAGTGCCAACAACAACAGGAGCAGCAAAAGCTTTAACCAAAATTTTTCCAGAATTGGCAAACGTTATTGGTGGTTGTGGTATTCGAGTTCCTGTTGCTAATGGTTCACTAACCGATATTACTTTTAATGTAAAAAAAACAGCTTCAATAGAAACTATAAACGCGGCTTTTAAAAAAGCTTCTGAAGGCAAATACAAAGGTGTTTTAGAATATACTGAAGATCCAATTGTATCTATTGATATTGTTGGAAATTCGCATTCTTGTATTTTCGACTCTCAAATGACTTCGGTTATAGGAAATATGGTTAAAATTATTGGGTGGTACGATAATGAAACAGGTTACTCTAGCCGTATTATTGACTTGATTGTCAATTTATCGAAAAAAAAACCACCTATGTCGGTTAAATAA
- the lipA gene encoding lipoyl synthase: MSTETPSTIAPKERQPKPKWLRVKLPTGKKYTELRGLVDKYKLNTICASGSCPNMGECWGEGTATFMILGNVCTRSCGFCGVKTGRPETVDWDEPEKVSRSIKIMKIKHAVLTSVDRDDLKDMGSIMWAETVKAVRRMNPETTLETLIPDFQGIEKHIDRIIEVAPEVVSHNIETVKRLTREVRIQAKYERSLGVLKYLKQQGQRRTKSGIMLGLGETREEVIETLHDLRANDVDVVTIGQYLQPSKKHLPVKEFITPDQFKEYEEIGLSLGFRHVESSALVRSSYKAQKHIN, translated from the coding sequence ATGAGCACAGAAACTCCTTCAACTATAGCACCAAAAGAAAGACAGCCAAAACCAAAATGGTTACGTGTAAAATTACCCACGGGAAAAAAATATACTGAACTTCGTGGTTTAGTAGATAAGTATAAATTAAATACTATTTGTGCTTCTGGTAGTTGCCCAAATATGGGAGAATGTTGGGGAGAAGGTACAGCAACCTTCATGATTTTAGGTAATGTTTGCACACGTTCTTGCGGTTTTTGTGGTGTAAAAACCGGTAGACCAGAAACGGTAGACTGGGATGAGCCAGAAAAAGTATCGCGCTCAATTAAGATCATGAAAATTAAACATGCAGTATTGACTAGTGTTGATAGAGACGATTTAAAAGACATGGGAAGCATTATGTGGGCAGAAACCGTAAAAGCGGTTCGTAGAATGAATCCTGAAACCACACTAGAAACTCTAATTCCAGATTTTCAAGGTATAGAGAAACACATAGATAGAATTATTGAAGTAGCTCCAGAAGTAGTATCACACAATATCGAAACTGTAAAACGTTTAACACGAGAAGTTAGAATTCAAGCTAAATACGAACGTAGTTTAGGTGTTTTAAAATATTTAAAACAGCAAGGACAACGTAGAACAAAATCTGGTATTATGTTAGGTTTAGGCGAAACACGTGAAGAAGTGATTGAGACCTTACACGATTTACGTGCTAACGATGTAGATGTTGTTACCATTGGTCAATATCTTCAGCCAAGTAAAAAACATTTACCTGTAAAAGAATTTATTACTCCAGATCAATTTAAAGAGTACGAAGAAATTGGACTAAGCTTAGGTTTCCGTCATGTAGAAAGTAGTGCATTAGTGCGCTCATCTTACAAGGCTCAAAAGCACATAAATTAA
- a CDS encoding RNA polymerase sigma factor, which produces MEIKEAITKAKQNNQKAFNFLLDEYWDYVYGFQLKRVTNEHDAEDITIQTFSKAFDKIDKFDEKYAFKTWLITISKNIQIDLQRREKSSIYSKIIDHEDDKVYRVMDDSPSPEDKLITEQNLAKLLRDIKKLKPHYQEVINLRYFQELSYTEISKELNEPMNNVKVKLLRAKKLLTEIIKR; this is translated from the coding sequence TTGGAAATAAAAGAAGCTATCACAAAAGCAAAACAGAACAACCAAAAAGCATTCAATTTTTTACTTGATGAATATTGGGATTACGTTTATGGGTTTCAGTTAAAGCGTGTCACAAACGAGCATGATGCTGAAGACATAACCATACAAACCTTCTCAAAAGCTTTTGATAAAATCGATAAGTTTGATGAGAAATATGCTTTTAAAACATGGCTGATTACCATTTCTAAAAATATTCAAATTGATTTACAACGAAGAGAAAAAAGCTCTATCTATTCTAAAATTATAGATCATGAAGACGATAAAGTCTATCGCGTTATGGACGACTCGCCTTCACCAGAGGACAAGTTAATTACAGAGCAAAATCTTGCAAAGTTACTTCGCGATATAAAAAAGCTAAAACCACATTATCAAGAGGTGATTAATCTTCGTTATTTTCAAGAATTAAGCTACACAGAAATTAGTAAAGAACTTAATGAACCAATGAATAATGTTAAAGTTAAGCTGCTTAGAGCTAAAAAATTATTGACAGAAATTATTAAAAGATAG
- a CDS encoding glycosyltransferase, producing MMLLDVIFYSFVVVASIQVVYYGVLFGSFSFKDSEKRKTKNSPISVLICAKNEAKNLKRFLPSILSQSYSNFEIVLINDASIDNTLEIMEDFAGKHDKIKIVNVKNIEAFWANKKYALTLGIKAAKYNHLLFTDADCKPVSNHWISEMSSHFNNKSTIVLGYGAYHKIKNSFLNKLIRYETLLTAIQYFSFANLGIPFMGVGRNLAYNREEFFKTNGFISHIDVRSGDDDLFINEAANSKNTSICYTKESFTTSNPETNINQWFRQKRRHVSTANRYQFKHKALLALFYISQVLFWVLSILLLSIQFYWQFVIGLVLFRLVIQYLSVGSSAKKLNEMDLIYLLPFLELFLIGFQLTIFIANLISKPKHWK from the coding sequence ATGATGTTACTTGACGTTATATTCTACAGCTTTGTTGTTGTAGCATCTATTCAAGTAGTTTACTATGGTGTGCTTTTTGGTAGTTTCTCTTTTAAGGATTCAGAAAAGCGAAAAACAAAAAACAGTCCTATTTCTGTACTAATATGTGCTAAAAATGAAGCCAAAAACTTAAAGCGCTTTCTACCCTCTATTCTCAGTCAAAGCTATTCTAATTTTGAAATCGTTTTAATAAACGATGCTTCCATTGATAATACACTAGAAATCATGGAAGATTTTGCAGGAAAACATGACAAGATAAAAATTGTTAATGTAAAAAATATTGAAGCCTTTTGGGCAAATAAAAAGTACGCGCTCACATTAGGTATAAAAGCTGCAAAATACAACCATTTATTGTTTACAGATGCAGATTGTAAACCTGTTTCTAACCATTGGATTAGTGAAATGTCTTCTCATTTCAATAATAAAAGCACCATCGTTTTAGGTTATGGAGCTTACCATAAAATTAAGAATTCGTTTTTAAATAAGTTAATACGATACGAAACATTATTAACTGCTATTCAATATTTTTCGTTCGCAAATCTAGGCATCCCTTTTATGGGTGTTGGTCGTAATTTAGCGTACAATAGAGAAGAATTTTTTAAAACTAATGGCTTTATAAGCCATATTGATGTTCGTTCTGGTGACGACGATTTATTTATTAACGAAGCTGCCAATTCTAAAAACACATCAATTTGTTACACAAAGGAAAGTTTTACAACATCTAATCCTGAAACAAATATTAATCAGTGGTTTAGGCAAAAGCGTCGCCATGTTTCTACTGCCAATAGGTATCAGTTTAAGCACAAAGCACTATTAGCTTTGTTTTATATCTCACAAGTTTTGTTTTGGGTGCTTTCAATTCTATTGTTAAGCATTCAATTTTATTGGCAATTTGTTATAGGCTTAGTTCTATTTAGATTAGTAATTCAGTATTTATCTGTAGGCTCTTCAGCAAAAAAATTAAACGAAATGGATCTTATTTATTTACTTCCTTTTCTCGAACTGTTTTTAATTGGCTTCCAATTAACTATATTTATCGCAAATCTTATATCAAAACCTAAGCATTGGAAATAA
- a CDS encoding membrane or secreted protein produces the protein MKLLLLTLALLGIAVAGIAIKIWAKKDGKFAGTCASQNPMLNKDGDACGFCGKTPDQFENCDDTQHS, from the coding sequence GTGAAACTTTTACTACTTACTTTAGCATTATTAGGAATTGCAGTTGCAGGAATCGCAATAAAAATTTGGGCAAAAAAAGACGGTAAATTTGCCGGAACTTGCGCTAGCCAGAATCCAATGTTAAATAAAGATGGAGACGCATGTGGCTTTTGCGGAAAAACTCCAGACCAATTCGAAAACTGCGACGATACTCAACACTCGTAA
- a CDS encoding anti-sigma factor, with the protein MMTVDKDTFLKSDLLERYLTGLTNTQENLEVEGYIDNFPEVKEVYNVLQNKLELVAFANAEEAPVHLLGSILETLDEKPVVSLNEKPRKPWFNFGIAASVAALVFAGSSLFFYIQNQDLLNENQVIVDELYDLRSDINQNNSKLDALAQQFSQLNNPETEKYILKGNRRAKNLKTVAYINPKEKTSMIDVVSLPILPDGQEYQIWAELQDKQVNLGILSVKDRRLQQIPYTKDALGLSITIEQKGIKPNNNSTDTPVAEIELKLED; encoded by the coding sequence ATGATGACTGTTGATAAAGACACATTTTTAAAATCTGATTTGCTAGAAAGATATCTAACAGGTCTAACTAATACTCAAGAAAACCTTGAGGTAGAAGGCTATATAGATAACTTCCCAGAAGTTAAAGAAGTCTACAATGTACTTCAAAATAAATTAGAGTTAGTAGCCTTTGCAAATGCAGAAGAAGCTCCAGTACATTTACTAGGTAGTATCTTAGAAACTTTAGACGAGAAACCAGTTGTTTCTTTAAATGAAAAGCCTAGAAAACCATGGTTTAATTTCGGTATTGCGGCTAGCGTTGCAGCATTAGTATTTGCTGGAAGTTCTTTGTTTTTTTATATTCAGAATCAAGATTTATTAAATGAAAATCAAGTAATTGTAGATGAATTATACGATTTAAGAAGCGACATAAACCAAAACAATTCTAAGCTTGATGCATTAGCTCAACAGTTTTCTCAACTAAATAATCCTGAAACCGAAAAGTATATTTTAAAAGGCAACCGTCGCGCTAAAAACCTAAAGACTGTAGCTTATATAAACCCTAAAGAAAAAACATCAATGATAGATGTTGTTTCTCTACCAATTTTACCAGATGGCCAAGAATATCAAATTTGGGCAGAGTTACAAGATAAACAAGTTAATTTGGGTATTCTAAGTGTTAAAGACAGGCGCTTACAACAGATACCATATACTAAAGATGCTCTAGGTTTAAGTATTACAATCGAGCAAAAAGGTATTAAACCAAATAACAATTCTACAGATACTCCTGTTGCAGAAATAGAGTTGAAATTAGAAGATTAG
- a CDS encoding RNA polymerase sigma factor produces the protein MSTSIEQDIIELLENGDKKAISLLYEHYSGALLGVVKKVISDDDIAQDVLQESFIKVWKKGKTYDASKAKLFTWLYRIFYNSAIDKVRSLNNKIKKEVQIEDSNVYKLTTNSLNQDTLDIQKHLSGLELKYQVVLNALFFEGMTQQEASEELNIPLGTIKSRLKIGLRELKKIYNP, from the coding sequence TTGAGTACTTCAATTGAACAAGACATAATAGAATTATTAGAAAATGGTGACAAAAAAGCCATTTCGCTTCTGTATGAGCACTATTCTGGTGCGCTTTTAGGTGTTGTTAAAAAGGTGATTTCAGATGATGATATCGCTCAAGACGTCCTTCAAGAAAGTTTTATAAAAGTTTGGAAAAAAGGAAAGACTTACGATGCTTCTAAAGCAAAGCTATTTACATGGTTGTATCGTATTTTTTATAATTCTGCAATCGATAAAGTGCGCTCTCTAAATAATAAGATAAAGAAAGAAGTCCAAATAGAAGATTCCAACGTATATAAATTGACAACCAATAGTTTAAATCAAGACACTTTAGACATACAAAAGCACTTAAGTGGTTTAGAATTAAAATATCAGGTGGTTTTGAATGCGCTGTTTTTTGAAGGAATGACCCAGCAAGAAGCAAGTGAAGAACTAAATATTCCGTTAGGAACAATTAAATCTAGATTAAAAATAGGTTTACGAGAATTAAAAAAAATTTACAACCCTTAA
- the murB gene encoding UDP-N-acetylmuramate dehydrogenase: MRIQHNISLKNYNTFGIDVKARYFISVSTLLELTSVLQLEDYPNKLMLGGGSNMLLTKDLDALVIHINLKGAKIINEDANHAFVRASAGENWHEFVLWCLDNNFGGLENMSLIPGNVGTSPIQNIGAYGVELKDNFESCEALNRDTLEMEVFKNEDCHFGYRNSIFKNEVKGKYIIISVVFKLTKHTHQLHTNYGAITSQLEYMQIENPTIQDVSHAVIAIRQSKLPDPKKIGNSGSFFKNPVISIEAFEQLKQNFPKAPSYPISDSEVKVPAGWLIETAGFKGKTFGNYGVHNLQALVLVNYGGAKGQDILALSKLIQKTIYRIFNISIEAEVNIL, translated from the coding sequence GTGCGCATTCAACACAACATATCTTTAAAAAACTATAATACTTTTGGTATTGATGTTAAAGCGCGATATTTTATTTCGGTAAGCACCTTACTTGAATTAACTTCTGTTTTGCAACTTGAAGACTATCCAAATAAATTAATGCTTGGTGGAGGAAGTAATATGCTTCTAACTAAAGATTTAGATGCGCTTGTAATCCATATTAATTTAAAAGGAGCTAAAATTATTAACGAGGATGCCAATCATGCATTTGTTAGGGCAAGTGCAGGAGAAAATTGGCACGAGTTTGTGCTTTGGTGTTTAGATAATAATTTTGGAGGCTTAGAAAACATGTCTTTAATTCCTGGTAATGTTGGCACCTCTCCAATACAAAATATTGGAGCTTATGGAGTTGAGTTAAAAGATAATTTTGAGTCTTGCGAAGCATTAAATCGCGATACGTTAGAAATGGAAGTTTTTAAAAATGAAGACTGCCATTTTGGGTATAGAAATTCAATTTTTAAAAATGAAGTAAAAGGTAAATACATAATTATAAGTGTTGTTTTTAAACTAACCAAACACACACATCAATTGCATACTAATTATGGAGCTATTACTTCACAATTAGAATATATGCAAATTGAAAATCCAACTATTCAAGATGTGTCTCACGCAGTTATAGCAATAAGGCAAAGTAAACTTCCAGATCCAAAGAAAATTGGAAATAGTGGGAGTTTCTTTAAAAATCCAGTGATCTCTATTGAGGCTTTCGAGCAATTAAAACAAAATTTTCCTAAAGCACCAAGTTATCCAATTTCAGACAGCGAAGTTAAAGTTCCAGCAGGTTGGCTTATTGAAACAGCAGGTTTTAAAGGGAAAACTTTTGGTAATTATGGTGTTCATAATTTACAAGCACTTGTTCTTGTAAATTATGGAGGAGCTAAAGGTCAAGATATTCTAGCGCTCTCAAAATTAATTCAAAAAACAATTTATCGTATCTTTAATATCTCGATTGAAGCCGAAGTAAATATCCTTTAA
- a CDS encoding pyridoxal phosphate-dependent aminotransferase yields the protein MPSISKKGQSMPQSPIRKLVPFAEKATKQGKTIYHLNIGQPDIKTPQVALDAVKNNTLEILAYSRSEGSETYRQKIANYYAKNDIHVKHDDIIVTTGGSEALLFAFGSIMDVDDEVIIPEPFYANYNGFSTASGVKVVPVISKIEDNFALPPIEEFEKLITPKTKAILICNPGNPTGYLYSKEEIKKLANIVKKHDLFLIADEVYREFAYDGAKHYSILQEEGLDDFAIVIDSVSKRYSMCGARIGCLVSKNKQVIQTALKFAQARLSPPTLAQIASEAALDTPQSYFDDVIEEYVERRNTLIAELNKIEGVKVGNPKGAFYCIAELPIKNSDKFAQWLLEDFDVDGETIMVAPAAGFYSTPGVGLNQIRIAYVLNKESLIKSVSILKEALKVYKD from the coding sequence ATGCCATCGATTTCTAAAAAAGGGCAATCAATGCCTCAGTCTCCAATAAGAAAACTTGTACCATTTGCCGAAAAAGCAACTAAACAAGGTAAAACCATATACCATTTAAATATTGGGCAACCAGATATTAAAACACCTCAAGTAGCCTTAGATGCTGTAAAAAATAACACTTTAGAGATTTTAGCCTACAGTAGGTCTGAAGGCTCTGAAACTTACAGGCAAAAAATAGCAAACTATTATGCTAAAAATGATATTCATGTAAAGCATGACGATATTATTGTAACCACAGGAGGAAGTGAAGCGCTTTTATTTGCCTTTGGAAGTATTATGGATGTGGATGATGAAGTTATTATTCCAGAGCCTTTTTACGCAAACTACAACGGGTTCTCAACAGCTTCTGGTGTAAAAGTAGTTCCAGTTATTTCTAAAATTGAAGATAATTTTGCATTACCTCCAATCGAAGAATTCGAAAAGTTAATTACACCTAAAACAAAAGCTATTTTAATTTGTAATCCAGGAAACCCAACAGGTTACTTGTATTCTAAAGAAGAAATTAAAAAGCTAGCAAATATTGTAAAAAAACACGATTTGTTTTTAATAGCAGACGAAGTTTATAGAGAGTTCGCTTACGATGGTGCAAAACACTATTCTATTTTACAAGAAGAAGGTTTAGACGATTTCGCAATAGTTATAGATTCTGTTTCTAAACGTTACAGTATGTGTGGCGCAAGAATTGGATGTTTAGTCTCTAAAAACAAACAAGTAATTCAAACGGCATTAAAGTTTGCTCAAGCAAGATTAAGTCCGCCAACATTAGCACAAATTGCAAGTGAAGCAGCCTTAGATACACCACAGAGTTATTTTGATGATGTTATTGAAGAGTATGTAGAAAGAAGAAATACATTAATTGCCGAATTAAATAAAATTGAAGGTGTTAAAGTGGGTAACCCAAAAGGTGCTTTTTATTGTATTGCAGAGCTACCTATTAAAAACAGTGATAAATTTGCACAATGGCTTTTAGAAGATTTTGATGTAGATGGAGAAACAATAATGGTTGCTCCAGCAGCAGGATTTTATTCTACTCCAGGTGTTGGTTTAAACCAAATTAGAATTGCTTATGTCCTTAATAAAGAGAGTTTAATAAAGTCTGTAAGCATTCTTAAAGAAGCTTTAAAAGTTTATAAAGACTAG